ataaataaaggtcaattttatgctttaaagtacaattgaaatgaaaaaaatgcaaactgaggtaaaattaacaatttttcaacgtcatgatagaattgaaaaggggataaaaggtcggagttttttaGGCATTAAGCCTTGTTTTTTCAGCGACTATCAACCCATTAACTTGCAAGAAACAAATTTTTGCAGCCATGAAGTCAAGAAATTTTTTAGGAACTAAAGAATCTGTAGTGGAAttaaaaacatttgaattcAAACGGTAACatctgaattttttaaatatttcctGTCATATTTGGATCGAATCTTGATTTCAAAACTGAACATAGTAATGAGTTAAAACAGAAGAGTTTCCCAGAAATAACTTGAAAAGGGATAAAAAAAAGCATCAAATAAACAATCTTTGAATGAGACAAATTTCTGAGTTTATTAATGCATAATCAATGTTTAATTTGGTTAACTTTATTACAACTTTAAAATGATTGACGATAAAATTTATGTTGATCATTGCGCAAAAGATGACGCAAAtccacttcttcttcttcctcatttttctttgtttcctCCGGCAATCTTTATCCTCACCTTCGCCGTCACCGTCGCCGTTAAATTCAACGTTCTCATTTCCTAACGAAGCTCTCCCTACAAAATCCGGCTACCTCCCTATCAACCCCAAAAGCAAATCCGCCATTTTCTACACTTTTTACGAAGCTCAGAACACTTCTCTACCCATCTCTCAAACCCCTCTTATTTTCTGGCTTCAAGGCGGCCCCGGCTGTTCATCCATGATCGGAAATTTTCTTGAACTCGGCCCATTTCGAGTTGTTGACTCTTTGATTCTCGAGAGAAATTTCGGTTCTTGGAACCGTATTTTCGGTCTGGTTTTTCTTGATAATCCAATCGGAGTTGGGTTCAGTTTCGCTGCTGATCAGGCTGAGATACCTAAAGATCAACACTCTGTTGCTGAACATCTTTTTGGTGCTATCACTGAGTTTCTCAACTCGAATACCGAGTTCAAGACTCGCCCTGTTTATATTACCGGCGAGAGTTACGCCGGCAAATATGTTCCGTCGATTGGGTATTACATTTTAGAGAAGAACACGAAGTTACAACGGTCAAAAAGAGTGAATTTGAAGGGTGTGGCGATTGGTAACGGTTTAACTGACCCGGTTACTCAGGTGAAAACTCATGCTGACTCAGCGTATTATTCCGGTTTGATTAATCAAAGGCAAAAAACCGAGTTAAAAGAAGCTCAGTCTAAGGTGATTGAGTTTGTTAAGTTAAGAAATTGGAGTGAGGCTACGAATGCTAGAAATAATGTGTTGAATTTGCTTCAAAACATGACTGGTTTAGCCACTTTGTATGATTATACAAGAAAAGTGCCTTATAAAACTAGTTTAGTTACCAAGTTGTTACAATCAGTTGAGGTGAAGAAGGCGTTAGGCGCGAACGTATCGATGATTTTCGACGAATGTAGTAAAATAGTGGGGGAGAAACTGCATGAAGATGTGATGAAGAGTGTGAAGTTTAAGGTAGATTTCTTGGTTATGAAGATTAAGGTGTTGTTGTATCAAGGGTTGTTTGATTTGAGAGACGGCGTCGTTTCGACGGAAGCTTGGGTTAGGACTATGAAATGGGGGGAGATAAAGAGTTTTCTGATGGCTGAGAGGGAGATTTGGAAAGTGAATGGTGAGGTTGCTGGGTATGTGCAGAAATGGGGGAATTTGAGCAATGTTGTGGTTTTAGGAACCGGACATCTTGTGCCGACTGACCAGGGGTTGCATTCTCAGGCTATGATTGAGGATTGGGTTCTGGATAAAGGGAACTTTGCTTGGAGGAAATATTCTGAGTCTGCATCAGAATAGCTAACAGTTTAAGCTCTTGTTGTACACGGGTTTAGGAAGTTTTTTTTGTACTAGTGTTGTGTTGATGTATCATGTAATAAAATCTGATGATTTTTAAGCACCTGCCAATACGTTACTATCAAAGTTTAAGGCTTGTAGTTTCAGACTTGTTCTTGAATTTGTTGAAAATAGAGATGAAACTTATTCAACTCCGGCAGGCAAGCTATTTGTAATTCCTTTAAATTATACTCAGAATTAATCTGATATTAATACCATACTAGAGTTCCAACATCAAACAAGAACACCAACCAACTAATGAGCCGAATTGAGTTTCAGTTGACATATAATCAAAACAATCAAAGCAGAACGGAATCAAACACGGTTCTTAATTGTTTAACAAAATGGAGATTTGATTGGAATAACATCCTAGTTGAAATGCAGACACCAATCAGCTTGGATACAAACTCAGAACTAAATCAAATGCATTACAATGTTAAGTCATTTACTATTTACACAAGAATGAAATTGCACAAATGACAACTaaacacaaatcaaaatttacaaATCCACTGGACTAATGATTTTGCATAAGAAAACTAAGCACCAATGTGAAGCTCTTCCGCAGCTCACTTTGAGGTACTTTCATCAACATCTTCCTGTCCATACCGCCGCTTGAACTTGGCAACTTGTCCCAAACTTTCAGCCATCTGCCGTCTAGCTCTAAAGTGGTAAACTTTACCAACATTATGAATTTTAGTCATCATAATATGCATCAATCTCCCGCTCTGCGTCACATACGATATCCACTGCATCTGAGGGTGAATCCCTTTCTTCATTCTGCACCAATCTGCAAAAACAAACACAGCACATTAAGTCCCTATAAGTTGCACATAAATTTACACAAAATTATAACAAACACAAGCCTCAGATTAGCATTTTGGCAAATTCCTCATAGCAGAGAACAACCCATGTATACATGGTGCGCATTATGTTGTTTCTACTCATGCCGAAATGTTGTCTTCATCAGCCGATAAAAAAACAATTGCTAGCcaatttagtaaaattatttattagtttttttaatctatataaGCTAACCGAATGcattaaatattatgaaccggacggaatatcattttaaaaacataatgtAATGGCCTTTGGAGGCGGATTTGTGAGGAAGTATAAGATATGCAGAAGAGAAAAAGCAGAGATTTAGCTTCTAAAAGAGCCAAAATCTCAAACTTAGACTCACATATACATATTTTAAGAGCACAAAATCCGTACTATGATTCCATTTTTGATGTACAGGGCTGGCGATTAGGGCATCCGGTGGAAAACCCACCGGTTTTTGAGAGCCACTGATGTTTTATACTGCTCTCCCCTGTTTAAAACCAGCCCTAATTTCTTACGGAAATAAACAAAATTGAACTGAATTAGAAGAGCAAATGCAATAGATTAAGCCATGGAAGGCTTATTACCTGATTTTGTAGTTCAGTTTCTGATTGAAACCCTAACTATGATACTTGTATTTATATAGATGGCAGAGAGAGCATGATTGGGCCTGGTCCTGGGCCTGGGCCTGGGCTTTGATTGATAATTTAGTCTCCCGCCAGTTGAATCCAAAGAAAATCTGGCTCTCTGCATTTGGTTCGTCAGTCTACACACTTCTTAGCCGGAGCTTAACGGAATTGCAACCGGAGTTGATAACACAACAGCAAACGGAggtattattttcttatcaattTTTGAAATTCGTTTCAACGGCTCTCTTGCTTCACTTT
This window of the Mercurialis annua linkage group LG5, ddMerAnnu1.2, whole genome shotgun sequence genome carries:
- the LOC126680359 gene encoding serine carboxypeptidase-like 50; protein product: MLIIAQKMTQIHFFFFLIFLCFLRQSLSSPSPSPSPLNSTFSFPNEALPTKSGYLPINPKSKSAIFYTFYEAQNTSLPISQTPLIFWLQGGPGCSSMIGNFLELGPFRVVDSLILERNFGSWNRIFGLVFLDNPIGVGFSFAADQAEIPKDQHSVAEHLFGAITEFLNSNTEFKTRPVYITGESYAGKYVPSIGYYILEKNTKLQRSKRVNLKGVAIGNGLTDPVTQVKTHADSAYYSGLINQRQKTELKEAQSKVIEFVKLRNWSEATNARNNVLNLLQNMTGLATLYDYTRKVPYKTSLVTKLLQSVEVKKALGANVSMIFDECSKIVGEKLHEDVMKSVKFKVDFLVMKIKVLLYQGLFDLRDGVVSTEAWVRTMKWGEIKSFLMAEREIWKVNGEVAGYVQKWGNLSNVVVLGTGHLVPTDQGLHSQAMIEDWVLDKGNFAWRKYSESASE
- the LOC126680360 gene encoding uncharacterized protein LOC126680360, encoding MKKGIHPQMQWISYVTQSGRLMHIMMTKIHNVGKVYHFRARRQMAESLGQVAKFKRRYGQEDVDESTSK